In Cutaneotrichosporon cavernicola HIS019 DNA, chromosome: 1, one DNA window encodes the following:
- the MVD1 gene encoding uncharacterized protein (diphosphomevalonate decarboxylase), producing the protein MVYEATASAPVNIAVIKYWGKRDTKLILPTNSSLSVTLDQDHLRSTTTSRADASFAKDRLWLNGEEEAIKEGGRLHTCIKELRAWRLEEESKQDSLPKIGDLKLHIASYNNFPTAAGLASSASGLAALVASLAALYELPQSRSELSRIARQGSGSACRSLFGGFVAWREGHAKDGSDSLAEEVAPREHWPDLQALICVVSDAKKGTSSTSGMQATVETSPLLQERLRVVPQRMVDISTAIEARDFDEFGRITMADSNQFHAVCLDTAPPIFYLNDTSRAIIALVQELNRASEANGNGLVAAYTFDAGPNAVLYAPAANMPVVIAAVNKYFPQANAFADPFQMGTTATLPAGFDDKVVNGGWEKGAVKQLIHTQVGDGPRRLDDKESLLNTEGIPKTLA; encoded by the exons ATGGTCTACGAAGCTACCGCCTCCGCGCCCGTCAACATTGCCGTCATCAA GTACTGGGGCAAGCGCGACACCAAGCTTATCCTCCCGACCAactcgtcgctgtcggTCACGCTGGACCAGGACCACCTGCGCAgcacgacgacgtcgcgcgccgaTGCGAGCTTTGCTAAGGACCGCCTCTGGCTcaacggcgaggaagaagcgATCAAGGAGGGTGGCCGTCTCCACACCTGCATCAAGGAGCTGCGCGCCTGgcgtctcgaggaggagagcaagCAGGACAGCCTTCCCAAA ATCGGCGACCTCAAGCTCCACATCGCGTCCTACAACAACTTCCCCACCGCTGCCGGTCTCGCCTCGTCAGCCTCGGGTCTTGCtgccctcgtcgcctccCTTGCTGCGCTCTACGAGCTTCCCCAGTCTCGGAGTGAGCTCTCGCGCATCGCCCGCCAGGGAtcgggctcggcgtgcCGCTCCCTCTTTGGCGGCTTTGTGGCATGGCGCGAGGGTCACGCCAAGGACGGTTCGGACAGTCTGGCCGAGGAAGTCGCTCCCCGCGAGCACTGGCCCGACCTCCAGGCCTTGATCTGCGTCGTCTCGGATGCTAAGAAGGGCACATCCTCGACTTCGGGCATGCAGGCTACGGTCGAGACGTCGCCTCTTCTCCAGGAGCGTCTGCGTGTTGTCCCGCAGCGCATGGTTGACATTTCCACCGCGATCGAAGCCcgcgactttgacgagtTTGGCCGCATCACCATGGCCGACAGCAACCAGTTCCACGCCGTCTGCCTCGACACTGCGCCCCCCATCTTCTACCTGAACGACacgtcgcgcgccatcatcgccctcgtgcAGGAGCTCAACCGCGCCTCTGAGGCCAACGGTAACGGCCTCGTTGCCGCGTACACTTTCGACGCTGGACCCAACGCCGTCCTCTACGCGCCTGCGGCCAACATGCCTGTGGTGATTGCCGCCGTCAACAAGTACTTCCCGCAGGCGAACGCGTTTGCCGACCCCTTCCAGATGGGTACCACTGCTACTCTGCCCGCTGGGTTTGATGACAAGGTCGTCAATGGTGGATGGGAGAAGGGTGCGGTCAAGCAGCTCATCCACACCCAGGTCGGTGATgggccgcgccgcctcgacgacaaggagTCGCTCCTCAACACCGAGGGCATCCCCAAGACCCTCGCGTAA
- the fsf1 gene encoding uncharacterized protein (Tricarboxylate carrier), with the protein MADKQLYDISKPKYDLSTYGGRLSYFYSTTSPLTLLASSAQLDRAVKDVAYYDGQIKAAGKQGYFVDAATKEVYDNAKQLVNSSIHPDTGKPVTLPFRMSAFVPTNLLICAGMLMPNPSLPAVIFWQWANQTLNVAVNHANANKSIEMTPTELGTAYVAATATSVLLAVGLTRVVPRLPLAAGTKALLGRLVPFVAVASAGVVNISCIRWKEMRDGVDVYQLEKKDDEEEKKDLGLSAKAGQMAVMQSAASRVLTNMPTLIIPPVVMTLLERRGVFSGPRGKTAASLTQLTLIGLCLGLFLPPAIAYFPQRASTTGPKLEQRFHDVPGKIYFNKGL; encoded by the exons ATGGCAGACAAGCAGCTGTACGACATTT CGAAGCCCAAGTACGACCTGTCTACGTACG GTGGCCGCCTCTCCTACTTCTACagcacgacgtcgccgctcactctcctcgcctcctctgcccagctcgaccgGGCAGTCAAGGATGTGGCATACTATGACGGCCAGATCAAGGCCGCTGGCAAGCAGGGATACTTTGTCGACGCGGCGACAAAGGAGGTCTACGACAATGCCAAGCAGC TGGTCAACTCGTCAATCCACCCCGACACCGGCAAGCCCGtcaccctccccttccGCATGTCGGCCTTTGTCCCGACCAACCTCCTGATCTGTGCTGGCATGCTCATGCCCAACCCGTCCCTCCCAGCCGTCATCTTCTGGCAATGGGCTAACCAAACCCTCAACGTGGCTGTCAACcacgccaacgccaacaaGTCGATCGAAATGACCCCCACCGAACTTGGCACCGCCTACGTCGCCGCTACGGCCACCtcggtcctcctcgctgtgGGCCTTACCCGCGTCGTGCCGCGCCTCCCTCTCGCGGCAGGGACCAAGGCGTtgctcggccgcctcgtgCCGTTCGTGGCCGTCGCGTCGGCGGGAGTCGTTAACATCTCGTGTATTCGTTGGAAAGAGATGCGGGATGGCGTGGACGTTTACCAGCTTGAGAAGAAggatgatgaagaggagaagaaggatCTCGGACTGTCGGCAAAGGCAGGACAGATGGCTGTCATGCAGAGCGCCGCTAGCCGTGTCCTCACCAACAT GCCAACCCTCATCATCCCACCGGTCGTCATGAcgcttctcgagcgccgtGGCGTTTTCTCCGGACCGCGCGGCAAGACGGCTGCCTCGCTCACCCAGCTCACCCTCATTGGGCTGTGTCTCGGCCTCTTCCTGCCCCCTGCCATTGCCTACTTTCCCCAGCGCGCCAGCACGACCGGAcccaagctcgagcagcgctTCCACGACGTCCCTGGCAAGATCTACTTCAACAAGGGTCTCTAA
- the FBP1 gene encoding uncharacterized protein (Fructose-1-6-bisphosphatase, N-terminal domain) codes for MSDSPAAPDFEAPPTDLITLTRHILAQQQKLGAQASGDLTMLLVGIQVTSKYIASNVRKARLINLVGLAGASNVQGEDQKKLDVLSNDIMVNALRASGKVSVMVSEEIDDPILVKGVKGTYAIVFDPLDGSSNIDAGVNVGTIFGVYRVPEGREGSVADVLRPGKEMVAAGYTMYGSSCNLVLTTGQGVDGFTLDESLGEFILTHPDIRIPERGKIYSFNEGNSLHFYPPTLEYLESIKFPADNKPYSARYIGSMVADVHRTLLYGGIFGYPDDKKSKDGKLRMLYEAFPMAFLTEQAGGLATTGTQRILDVIPKNIHGRCPVFLGSKNDVEDIQKFYAKWESPDKKW; via the exons ATGTCTGACTCTCCCGCTGCCCCCGACTTTGAGGCTCCCCCCACCGACCtcatcaccctcacccGCCACATCCTGGCACAGCAGCAGAAGCTCGGCGCCCAGGCGTCGGGTGACCTGACCATGCTGCTCGTTGGTATCCAG GTCACGTCCAAGTACATTGCCTCCAATGTGCGCAAGGCGCGTCTGatcaacctcgtcggccttgctGGCGCCTCCAACGTCCAGGGCGAGGACCAGAAGaagctcgacgtcctctCGAACGACATCATGGTCAACGCTCTCCGCGCTTCGGGCAAGGTCTCGGTCATGGTCTCGGAGGAGATTGACGACCCCATTCTCGTCAAGGGCGTTAAGGGTACCTA TGCCATCGTGTTCGACCCCCTCGACGGCTCGTCGAACATTGACGCCGGTGTCAACGTCGGCACCATCTTTGGTGTCTACCGCGTTCCCGAGGGCCGGGAGGGCTctgtcgccgacgtcctccGCCCCGGTAAGGAGATGGTCGCTGCCGGCTACACCAT GTACGGTTCGTCGTgcaacctcgtcctcaccacTGGCcagggcgtcgacggcttcacgctcgacgagtCGCTCGGCGAGTTCATCCTGACTCACCCGGACATCCGCATCCCTGAGCGTGGCAAGATCTACTCGTTCAACGAGGGCAACTCGCTCCACTTCTACCCCCCGACCCTCGAGTACCTCGAGAGCATCAAGTTCCCCGCCGACAACAAGCCCTACTCGGCGCGTTACATTGGCTCGATggtcgccgacgtgcaCCGCACTCTCCTGTACGGAGGCATCTTCGGCTACCCCGACGACAAGAAgagcaaggacggcaagctGCGCATGCTCTACGAGGCGTTCCCCATGGCCTTCCTCACCGAGCAGGCTGGCGGTCTCGCGACCACCGGTACGCagcgcatcctcgacgtcaTTCCCAAGAACATCCACGGTCGCTGCCCCGTGTTCCTGGGCTCCAAgaacgacgtcgaggacatcCAGAAGTTCTACGCAAAGTGGGAGTCGCCCGACAAGAAGTGGTAA
- the LOS1 gene encoding uncharacterized protein (Exportin 1-like protein) encodes MAQQQSPHLTDIPQAIQIAAATDPSIDPSLKQQALDYLQKVKERCDETWQDCLSLYLQGAGAASAGAIGSDGKEKLDPSMRMFCEQIVDATMIRKPEAMSAQSQKAMYDAIVDFVRTEYVEGSCEGGQSFLRNKLSFTIAHLFLNAYPNTIPTFLHPFVDLLVPSNSSKSLSPSLLAVHLLIEIALEIHDTVMRTARPHSGSRQQRDGVIRDVIRTSGDEQLVVKSLLTLTNKGLEMCGSGNKQWLEVTQLGLKALGAWTPWVDLAVVLTPETLGFYHQVLQQDITSLRTLAASILKTFTAKGMRDPSEKLQVLKVLNILSVLDPLESQTRSKEDHEMVLFRASLAGVLQVYGTELIKLTEQDNAPEQVRNEADAMLSASIPLILRFLSDRHPEVPTAVSPFVSDLLRTFKKYVKPPAAPSNGRTMAPPPPPVPLPPGKREFLLSVLEVVVRQLEWPEDVEWEAVQDQADADEGVEAFCAMRKSFRSVIDHIASIDRTLHAEVVASIVINTLERLANQGPSAVTWQQAELAAFLIFTFGEIAKTNSRAAFYELPPELLSKTPVKMIGSSGQSTPTGGAAPDIAILDSSTKIDYEQYPLTPLGRLLTLSMSSGLASYPHPSVPLMYFEIAVRYVDFWKVKKGAIQPMFEALLDTRGIRNDDEGVRRRSFYLLARFIKECKIEMDKAMIPIILDSLREMLEIHPKLPQADTPDDDPLLKATTGKNYFQDQLHLFEASGMLVYLTKSDAQSQMSFLAAIAGPLMAGVGAGLEQYKRRPQDQMAVLHVHHHLMALGHFAKGFPSVSDDQLEAQPYRQPFKQMTEALLEALEVMKTQRVVRDSGRFAFSQFVNAIGSSVAELVPRFVNSVVTEFEPAELVDFLTFLSLLMHRLKRNTFETMDMLLLPLLSSIFAILKKEITGTDEAVTHRRLQEAYLAFFTALMNANLEGVFISGRNKPEFENVIQSLMDMSTDSSDMMSQRLAFAFFSKSVIAWATSADAVSKPSVFSDSAMSVQSLKVAAGLAAPSNQHAISKEERAAMALPGYENFIYQRLVPTVFTVSADPAFNVKQGLPVLYEMAGVLRNVATARGQEGIDFLIGDMLPKIGCPAPMAQQFIERLRTQPAKDFRKTYAEFIKAMRS; translated from the exons GACTGCTTGTCCTTGTATCTCCAGGGAGCAGGCGCGGCAAGCGCGGGTGCGATCGGGTcggacggcaaggagaagctcgaCCCCAGCATGCGAATGTTCTGCGAGCAGATTGTCGACGCCACCATGATCCGCAA GCCAGAAGCTATGTCCGCGCAGTCGCAGAAGGCCATGTATGACGCGATCGTCGACTTTGTGCGCACCGAGTACGTCGAGGGCTCGTGTGAAGGTGGCCAATCGT TCCTCCGGAACAAGCTCTCCTTCACCATTGcccacctcttcctcaaTGCCTACCCCAACACCATCCCGACCTTCCTTCACCCcttcgtcgacctcctcgttcCCTCCAACTCTAGCAAGAGCCTCAGCCCCTCCTTGCTAGCCGTTCATCTCCTCATCGAGATCGCGTTGGAGATCCACGACACTGTAATGCGCACTGCCCGCCCTCACTCGGGCAGCCGCCAgcagcgcgacggcgtGATTCGGGACGTCATCCGCACCAGTGGTGATGAACAGCTCGTTGTCAAGAGCCTCCTCACCTTGACCAACAAGGGCCTCGAGATGTGCGGAAGCGGCAACAAGCAGTGGCTTGAGGTGACGCAGCTCGGGCTGAAGGCTCTCGGCGCGTGGACCC CCTGGGTCGACCTTGCAGTCGTACTCACACCCGAGACGCTCGGCTTCTACCACCAGGTTCTACAGCAGGACATTACATCGCTTCGGACTCTGGCCGCCAGCATCCTCAAAACCTTCACCGCCAAGGGCATGAGGGATCCGTCAGAGAAGCTGCAGGTCCTCAAGGTCCTCAACATTCTTTCCGTGTTGGATCCCTTGGAATCGCAGACGCGCTCCAAGGAGGATCACGAGATGGTGCTCTTCCGTGCCTCGCTCGCTGGCGTGCTTCAGGTCTACGGCACTGAGCTTATCAAGCTCACCGAGCAGGACAATGCCCCCGAGCAAGTGCGCAATGAAGCGGACGCCATGCTCTCTGCTTCCATTCCTCTCATTCTTCGCTTCCTCAGCGACAGACATCCGGAGGTTCCTACGGCCGTGTCACCCTTTGTTTCAGACTTGTTGCGTACC TTCAAGAAGTACGTCAAGCCGCCCGCTGCGCCTTCCAACGGCCGCACCAtggcgcctcctcctccccccgTTCCACTCCCTCCGGGCAAGCGCGAGTTCCTTCTCTCGGTCCTCGAGGTGGTCGtccgccagctcgagtGGCCGGAGGACGTTGAGTGGGAGGCAGTCCAGGACCAGGCCGACGCTGACGAGGGTGTGGAGGCCTTCTGCGCCATGCGCAAGAGCTTCCGCAGCGTCATCGACCACATCGCCTCGATCGACAGGACGCTCCACGCTGAGGTTGTCGCGAGCATTGTCATCAACACCCTCGAGCGACTCGCGAACCAGGGTCCTTCTGCGGTGACCTGGCAGCAAgccgagcttgccgccTTCCTTATCTTCACGTTCGGGGAGATTGCCAAGACCAACTCGCGTGCGGCTTTTTACGAGCTCCCTCCCGAACTCTTGTCAAAGACCCCAGTCAAGATGATTGGTTCCTCCGGCCAGTCAACCCCCACTGGCGGTGCCGCGCCTGACATCGCGATTCTCGACTCGAGCACCAAGATCGACTACGAACAGTACCCTCTCACTCCACTTGGTCgcctcctcactctcagCATGTCCTCAGGTCTCGCTTCGTACCCCCACCCGAGTGTCCCCCTCATGTACTTCGAGATCGCGGTTCGCTATGTTGATTTCTGGAaggtcaagaagggcgCGATCCAGCCCATGTTcgaggccctcctcgacacgcGCGGCATTcgcaacgacgacgagggtgtGCGCCGCAGATCGTTCtacctcctcgcgcgcttCATCAAGGAGTGCAAGATCGAGATGGACAAGGCCATGATCCCAATCATCCTAGACAGCCTGAGAGAGATGCTGGAGATTCACCCCAAGCTTCCTCAGGCAGACACTCCTGACGATGACCCGCTCCTCAAGGCGACCACGGGCAAGAACTACTTCCAGGACCAGCTCCATCTCTTCGAAGCTTCGGGAATGCTCGTGTATCTGACCAAGTCGGACGCTCAGAGCCAGATGTCTTTCCTCGCTGCGATCGCTGGTCCTCTTATGGCGGGTGTCGGCGCCGGTCTTGAGCAGTACAAGCGCAGGCCGCAGGACCAGATGGCTGTCCTTCAcgtccaccaccacctcatGGCGCTGGGCCACTTCGCCAAGGGCTTCCCGTCCGTGTCCGACGACCAGCTTGAGGCACAGCCGTACCGGCAGCCGTTCAAGCAGATGACTGAGGCGCTTCTCGAGGCTCTCGAGGTCATGAAGACCCAGCGTGTCGTCCGTGACTCT GGGCGTTTCGCGTTCTCACAGTTCGTGAACGCCATTGGCTCTAGCGTCGCGGAGCTTGTTCCGAGATTCGTCAACTCGGTCGTCACCGAGTTCGAGCCGGCTGAGCTTGTCGACTTCCTCACtttcctctccctcctcatGCATCGTCTCAAG agAAACACCTTTGAGACGATGGACATGCTTCTTCTCCCCTTATTATCCAGCATCTTCGCCATCCTGAAGAAGGAGATCACGGGcacggacgaggcggtgacCCATCGTCGTCTGCAGGAAGCGTACCTGGCGTTCTTCACTGCGCTCATGAacgccaacctcgagggcgtGTTCATCTCTGGCCGCAACAAGCCCGAGTTCGAGAACGTGATTCAGTCACTCATGGACATGAGCACCGACAGCTCGGACATGATGTCGCAGCGCCTGGCGTTCGCGTTCTTCAGCAAGTCGGTCATCGCGTGGGCCACATCAGCGGACGCGGTATCCAAGCCGTCTGTCTTTAGTGACTCAGCCATGTCGGTGCAGAGCCTGAAGGTGGCCGCAGGCTTGGCTGCGCCCTCGAACCAACATGCCATCTCCAAGGAAGAGCGCGCTGCCATGGCTCTGCCTGGTTATGAGAACTTCATCTACCAGCGCCTCGTTCCAACCGTCTTCACGGTCTCTGCGGACCCCGCGTTCAACGTCAAGCAAGGCCTTCCCGTGCTCTACGAGATGGCGGGTGTGCTGCGCAACGTtgcgacggcgcgcggtCAGGAGGGCATCGACTTCTTGATTGGCGACATGCTTCCCAAGATTGGCTGCCCTGCGCCCATGGCACAGCAGTTTATTGAGCGCCTTCGCACGCAGCCAGCCAAGGACTTCCGCAAGACGTACGCCGAGTTTATCAAGGCGATGCGCTCGTAA